One Longimicrobiales bacterium DNA window includes the following coding sequences:
- the sdaAB gene encoding L-serine ammonia-lyase, iron-sulfur-dependent subunit beta, with product MILVSLFDILGPVMVGPSSSHTAGACRLGLVARAILGGMPERALIRLHGSFAATGDGHGTKRAIVGGLIGLPPDDLRLREAFHEAEDAGMEWSFENVDLGDDAHPNSVVFELTREGETVHITGASIGGGRIEVTELNGFPVSLGGDYHTLVVLARDEPGTIMTITSRFAAENINLATMRVDRTGRHKDALMTIEADAPIPDTLLEDLREFSWLRWARRVEQVAGG from the coding sequence ATGATCCTCGTATCCCTGTTCGACATCCTCGGTCCCGTGATGGTGGGGCCGTCCTCCTCGCATACCGCGGGTGCCTGCCGGCTCGGCCTGGTCGCACGCGCGATCCTGGGCGGGATGCCGGAGCGTGCGCTGATCCGGCTGCACGGCTCGTTCGCTGCAACCGGTGACGGTCACGGGACCAAGCGCGCCATCGTGGGGGGACTGATCGGCCTGCCGCCCGACGACCTGCGATTGCGCGAGGCGTTCCACGAGGCCGAGGACGCCGGCATGGAGTGGTCCTTCGAGAACGTGGACCTCGGCGACGACGCGCATCCGAACAGCGTGGTATTCGAGCTGACGCGGGAGGGCGAAACCGTGCACATCACGGGCGCGTCGATCGGCGGTGGACGCATCGAGGTCACCGAGCTGAACGGCTTTCCGGTATCGCTGGGCGGCGACTACCACACGCTCGTCGTGCTCGCGCGCGACGAGCCCGGCACGATCATGACGATCACCAGCCGCTTTGCCGCCGAGAACATCAACCTCGCCACGATGCGTGTGGACCGGACCGGCCGCCACAAGGACGCGCTCATGACGATCGAGGCGGACGCACCCATTCCGGACACGCTGCTGGAAGACCTGCGCGAGTTTTCCTGGCTCCGCTGGGCGCGCCGGGTCGAGCAGGTCGCAGGCGGATGA
- the sdaAA gene encoding L-serine ammonia-lyase, iron-sulfur-dependent, subunit alpha, whose amino-acid sequence MHRSIEELLAAAAESGCSLPEVVLAKEASETGRDPADIRARIQRNLRVMRAAITEGLKGEVHSASGLTGGRAKRLIDNGPRLLGERVTITLARAISTLEVNAAMGLIVAAPTAGAAGVLPAILISTGEFLDLDEDTIIDAMLVAGGVGAVIAQRASISGAEGGCQAETGTAAAMGAAAVTWINGGTNEQVATSIALSLQGMLGLICDPIGGLVEVPCIYRNASAAMQAIAAAEMALAGCDFPVSADEVIDVMGEVGRRMPVAYRETAMGGLAATPSARKLVQIQPSRQPTGASR is encoded by the coding sequence TTGCATCGATCCATCGAAGAACTCCTGGCCGCCGCGGCGGAGTCAGGGTGCTCCCTGCCGGAGGTCGTGCTCGCGAAGGAAGCGTCGGAAACCGGGCGTGACCCGGCCGACATCCGCGCGAGGATCCAGCGCAACCTCAGGGTGATGCGGGCAGCGATCACCGAGGGGCTCAAGGGCGAGGTCCACTCCGCCTCGGGCCTGACGGGCGGCCGTGCGAAGCGGCTCATCGACAACGGGCCGCGGCTGCTCGGCGAGCGCGTGACCATCACACTCGCGCGCGCGATCTCCACGCTGGAGGTCAACGCCGCAATGGGCCTGATCGTCGCAGCGCCGACCGCCGGGGCCGCGGGCGTGCTGCCCGCGATCCTGATCAGCACGGGCGAGTTCCTGGATCTCGACGAGGACACCATCATCGACGCCATGCTCGTCGCGGGCGGCGTCGGTGCCGTGATCGCACAGCGGGCGTCGATCTCGGGGGCCGAAGGCGGCTGCCAGGCGGAGACCGGCACTGCCGCGGCCATGGGCGCAGCGGCAGTGACGTGGATCAACGGCGGCACGAACGAGCAGGTCGCGACCTCGATTGCGCTCTCGCTGCAGGGCATGCTCGGCCTCATCTGCGATCCCATTGGCGGGCTGGTCGAGGTGCCGTGCATCTACCGCAATGCGTCGGCGGCAATGCAGGCGATCGCCGCGGCGGAGATGGCACTCGCCGGGTGCGACTTCCCGGTGAGTGCCGACGAGGTGATCGACGTGATGGGCGAGGTCGGGCGCAGGATGCCTGTCGCGTACCGTGAGACGGCCATGGGCGGGCTGGCGGCGACGCCGTCCGCACGCAAACTCGTGCAGATCCAGCCGTCGCGTCAGCCGACGGGTGCCAGCCGCTGA
- a CDS encoding serpin family protein, whose amino-acid sequence MRRRTTPLLSPGGFTAAALLAVLALGCASDPSGPGAPKLIELPRDLAETEQGVIRASNRFAFDLLREAHAREQDHPNVVLSPFSASMALGMTMNGAAGATYDQMHAMLDFADLAPEEVNASYRSLVDMLLELDPQVELAIANSVWARQGMPFLQSFYDVVAQYFDAEARTLDFDAPDAPDVINAWVAENTGNRIQSIVESIRPTDVMFLINAIYFKGDWREQFERSSTRPGEFRREDGTTVQVPMMNASDMPVRLGHGDGVAIGELPYGGDAFTMVIVVPTADTPVSEVVASLDAETWNRWMQSLGDLRGAPVSMPRYEVEWMGVLNETLKALGMQDAFTGSADFSRMAEQPFADDLFVEDVVQKTWLRVDEEGTEAAAATSVGIGVVSMPAGLRVDRSFLMAIRERHSGTILFLGVIDDPSDVS is encoded by the coding sequence ATGCGACGTCGCACCACACCCCTCCTGTCCCCGGGAGGCTTCACGGCAGCCGCCCTCCTGGCGGTGCTCGCACTGGGCTGCGCCTCGGACCCGTCCGGGCCGGGTGCTCCGAAGCTGATCGAGCTGCCGCGCGACCTGGCCGAGACCGAGCAGGGAGTGATCCGCGCTTCCAACCGCTTCGCGTTCGACCTGCTGCGTGAAGCGCACGCGCGGGAGCAGGACCACCCCAACGTGGTCCTCTCGCCGTTCAGCGCCTCCATGGCGCTCGGCATGACGATGAATGGCGCCGCCGGCGCCACGTACGATCAGATGCACGCGATGCTGGACTTCGCGGACCTGGCGCCGGAGGAGGTCAACGCATCCTACCGCAGCCTGGTGGACATGCTGCTCGAGCTGGACCCGCAGGTCGAGCTCGCCATCGCGAACTCCGTATGGGCCCGGCAGGGGATGCCCTTCCTGCAGTCGTTCTACGACGTGGTCGCACAGTACTTCGATGCCGAGGCGCGCACGCTCGACTTCGATGCGCCCGATGCTCCCGATGTGATCAACGCGTGGGTCGCCGAGAACACCGGCAACCGGATCCAGAGTATCGTCGAGAGCATCCGACCGACCGACGTGATGTTCCTGATCAATGCCATCTACTTCAAGGGCGACTGGCGCGAGCAGTTCGAGCGCTCCAGCACGCGACCGGGCGAGTTCCGCCGCGAGGATGGCACCACGGTGCAGGTGCCGATGATGAACGCGAGTGACATGCCCGTCCGGCTCGGTCACGGCGATGGCGTCGCGATCGGCGAGCTGCCGTACGGCGGCGACGCGTTCACCATGGTCATCGTCGTTCCGACGGCGGATACGCCGGTGTCGGAGGTCGTTGCTTCGCTGGACGCCGAGACCTGGAACCGCTGGATGCAGTCGCTCGGAGATCTGCGCGGGGCGCCCGTGTCGATGCCGCGCTACGAGGTCGAGTGGATGGGTGTGCTGAACGAGACGCTGAAGGCGCTCGGGATGCAGGATGCCTTTACCGGCAGCGCCGATTTCTCGCGGATGGCGGAGCAGCCATTCGCCGACGACCTGTTCGTGGAGGACGTCGTACAGAAGACCTGGCTGCGCGTGGACGAGGAGGGTACCGAAGCGGCAGCGGCAACCTCGGTGGGAATCGGCGTGGTTTCGATGCCGGCCGGCCTGCGGGTCGACCGCTCCTTCCTGATGGCGATCCGCGAGCGGCACTCCGGCACGATCCTGT